A genomic window from Aquila chrysaetos chrysaetos chromosome 21, bAquChr1.4, whole genome shotgun sequence includes:
- the RAP2C gene encoding ras-related protein Rap-2c, giving the protein MREYKVVVLGSGGVGKSALTVQFVTGTFIEKYDPTIEDFYRKEIEVDSSPSVLEILDTAGTEQFASMRDLYIKNGQGFILVYSLVNQQSFQDIKPMRDQIVRVKRYEKVPLILVGNKVDLESEREVLSAEGRALAQEWGCPFMETSAKSKTMVDELFAEIVRQMNYASLPEKQDQCCTTCIVQ; this is encoded by the exons ATGCGGGAGTACAaggtggtggtgctgggcagcgggggggtggggaagtcCGCCCTGACGGTGCAGTTCGTCACCGGGACCTTCATCGAGAAGTACGACCCCACCATCGAGGACTTCTACCGCAAGGAGATCGAGGTGGACTCGTCCCCCTCGGTGCTGGAGATCCTCGACACGGCGGGCACCGAGCAGTTCGCCTCCATGCGCGATCTCTACATCAAAAACGGCCAGGGCTTCATCCTTGTCTACAGCCTGGTCAACCAGCAGTCCTTCCAG GACATCAAGCCGATGAGGGACCAGATTGTCCGTGTGAAGAGATACGAGAAAGTTCCTCTGATCCTAGTGGGGAATAAAGTGGATCTGGAGTCGGAGAGGGAGGTCTTATCTGCAGAAGGCAGAGCCCTGGCTCAGGAGTGGGGCTGTCCCTTCATGGAGACATCAGCCAAGAGTAAAACAATGGTGGATGAACTGTTTGCTGAGATCGTCAGGCAAATGAACTATGCCTCCCTGCCTGAAAAACAAGATCAGTGTTGTACAACTTGCATCGTCCAGtga